Proteins from one Gossypium raimondii isolate GPD5lz chromosome 8, ASM2569854v1, whole genome shotgun sequence genomic window:
- the LOC105793125 gene encoding uncharacterized protein LOC105793125, with the protein MPNLNTSETLILPTTKTRSQSRLAVDDTLSQAMLRVLERVARHHSGSGRHGLVIERLWSNGAELFRGVTRVAPTVTEYWLEATERIMNDIDCTPEQKLKGSASLLRDEAYQWWLSIEEGTQSDLLNWDYFKTTFQGKYMGASYVDARRRELMNIIQGDRSMAEYETEFLRLSRYARGMVASEYEKCVHFEDGLRDSLRILIALQREREFSVLVEKAKIVEEVKRVER; encoded by the coding sequence ATGCCAAATTTAAATACGAGTGAAACACTGATTTTGCCTACTACTAAGACTAGGTCTCAAAGCCGTTTGGCTGTGGACGATACattgtcccaagccatgttgaGGGTATTGGAGAGGGTCGCTAGACACCATTCTGGATCTGGGAGACATGGGTTGGTAATTGAACGACTCTGGTCCAATGGTGCTGAGCTGTTTAGGGGTGTCACTCGAGTTGCCCCTACTGTGACTGAGTATTGGTTAGAGGCCACCGAGAGGATCATGAACGATATAGACTGTACTCCGGAGCAAAAACTTAAGGGTTCAGCCTCCTTGCTTCGCGACgaggcatatcagtggtggttatCAATTGAGGAGGGTACTCAGTCGGATCTTTTGAACTGGGACTACTTTAAGACAACTTTCCAGGGGAAGTATATGGGGGCGAGCTATGTGGATGCTCGTAGGCGTGAGCTCATGAATATCATACAAGGTGATAGATCAATGGCTGAGTATGAGACCGAGTTTCTGAGGTTGAGCCGCTACGCTCGAGGCATGGTAGCATCTGAGTATGAGAAATGTGTTCACTTTGAGGATGGTCTGAGAGATAGTTTGAGGATTCTGATTGCTCTGCAGAGGGAACGAGAGTTTTCTGTTCTTGTGGAGAAGGCAAAGATCGTTGAGGAAGTTAAACGCGTGGAGCGCTAG
- the LOC105793126 gene encoding uncharacterized protein LOC105793126, giving the protein MPKKLARPDGPARVGVPITSTRIQLCGDCGRRHPGECWRRFEACLRTVRDFSDVFLEELSGLPPNLEVEFDIELPPGTASMSIAPYHITPKELVELKTQLQELLGRGFIRPSFRGALVFSKIDLLFGYHQLRVKEADVHKTAFRTRHRHYEFLFMPFGLTNALAIFIDLINRVFQPYLDQFIIVFIEDILVYSKTEDKHDEYLRIVLQILREKQLYTKLSKCEFWLREVTFLGHVVSAEGIRVDPRKIEVMFNWKQPKNTDAQQSSFKKLKSILTQALVLIQPKSGKEFVVYNDALRKHYLYGERCIINTDHKIFKCLITQKELNLRQHQWIELLKDCDCMIEYHPSKANVVADALSQRETTDLRVMFSRLSLFDDWDLLAELQVKLTWIDQIRDKQIENESLGLRFHQIESDSTSDFGLNKDKVLYFRGQICVPNDSGLSGSKMYRDLRELYWWLGLKRKVMNFVTRCLTYQQVKAEHQLPSGLLQPVKIPLWKWERVTIDFVSGLPLTPIKKDSV; this is encoded by the exons ATGCCTAAAAAACTGGCCAGACCTGATGGGCCGGCTAGAGTGGGGGTTCCTATTACTTCTACTAGGATTCAGCTATGTGGAGACTGTGGTAGGCGCCATCCGGGCGAGTGTTGGAGGAGGTTTGAGGCTTGTCTGAG AACAGTGAGGGATTTTTCTGATGTCTTTCTTGAGGAGTTATCGGGTTTACCTCCAAATTTAGAAGTTGAGTTCGACATTGAGCTTCCACCAGGTACAGCTTCGATGTCTATCGCTCCATACCATATAACACCGAAGGAGCTTGTAGAGCTTAAGACTCAACTTCAAGAGCTTCTAGGTCGTGGTTTCATCCGTCCTAGT TTCCGAGGGGCTTTAGTGTTCTCGAAAATAGATCTCCTTTTTGGGTACCATCAGCTTAGAGTTAAGGAAGCTGATGTTCATAAGACTGCATTTAGGACTCGTCATagacattacgagttcctaTTTATGCCTTTTGGTCTGACGAATGCTCTAGCTATATTCATAGATCTAATAAACCGAGTCTTTCAGCCATATCTGGATCAGTTCATCATAGTCTTCATCGAAGACATTTTGGTTTACTCTAAGACTGAGGATAAGCATGATGAGTATCTTAGAATAGTGCTTCAAATACTCCGAGAGAAACAGCTCTACACTAAGTtgagcaaatgtgagttttggttgcGAGAGGTAACTTTTTTAGGGCACGTAGTTTCTGCTGAAGGGATCCGAGTTGATCCAAGAAAGATTGAGGTTATGTTCAATTGGAAACAGCCTAAGAAT ACTGATGCACAACAATCGAGCTTCAAGAAGCTCAAATCTATTTTAACTCAAGCTCTTGTTCTGATACAGCCTAAAtctggtaaagaatttgtggtatACAATGATGCGTTGCGC AAGCATTATCTGTACGGTGAGAGGTGTATTATCAACACTGATCACAAGATCTTCAAGTGCCTCATtactcagaaggagttgaatcttagacAGCATCAATGGATTGAACTGCTCAAAGATTGTGACTGCATGATAGAGTATCATCctagtaaggccaatgtggtggccgatgctCTCAGTCAAAGAGAGACGACTGATTTGAGGGTGATGTTCTCTCGTCTTAGTCTGTTTGATGATTGGGATCTGTTAGCCGAGTTACAAGTTAAGCTGACTTGGATTGATCAGATTCGAGATAAGCAGATAGAGAATGAGTCTTTGGGTTTGCGGTTTCATCAGATTGAGAGTGATAGTACTTCTGATTTTGGGCTAAATAAGGATAAAGTTCTATATTTTCGAGGTCAGATTTGTGTGCCGAATGATTCTGGTCTGAG TGGTAGTAAGATGTATCGGGATCTCCGTGAGTTATACTGGTGGCTGGGTTTAAAGCGTAAGGTTATGAATTTCGTTACTCGTTGTTTGACGTACCAACAAGTTAAGGCTGAACACCAGTTGCCTTCAGGTTTGTTGCAGCCCGTTAAGATTCCtttatggaaatgggaacgAGTGACGAtagacttcgttagtgggttgcccttgACACCCATTAAGAAAGATTCTGTTTAG